TAATACTGCAGGATCTTTCTTTTTATCAATCAAAAGCGGAGCAATCATACGGACGACAGCACCGAGGGAAATGATGCAAATGATTCCTTTATACTGCTGGAACAAAGCGGGCAATAATAGGCGAACCGTCCCATCAAATAACTGAATTTTGCGCGTGTCTTCGTCGCCCTGCTCGAATTTCTTCATATAATAAAGGTCCGCATACGGAAATTTTTCCGCGTAGCTTCTTGCATGTGCCACCCCATGTTTCGTTATGGCGACGAGAGCATATGGTTTGCGCTTTTCTATTACAGGAATTTCACCTTCACGTAAACTAATCATTCTCCTTCACACCTTTGCGGAAGCCATGAGTAAAGGTTTTGTCATATAGCTTCGAACGATAATTTTTTTCATGGATATGCGGGTCTAATGCCCAGCCTGCAAGAATCATCGCATGCTTGCGAATGCCATTGACACGCATTGCTTCATCTAATTCAACCAGTGTTGTCCGCACAATTTTTTGGTCTGGCCACGAAGCACGCTGCACAACCGCAACTGGTGTATCGTCTGCCCAGCCTGCAGCCTGCAATTCTTTAGTTATTTTCTTTGTTAATGTCGCACTTAAAAACATGGCAATCGTACAGTGATGGCTTGCCAGTGCCTGTAATTTTTCATGCTCAGGCACAGGTGTACGTCCTTCAGCACGTGTTAAAATAAGAGTTTGGGTTAAATCAGGAATCGTCAGCTCTGCGCCAACAGCTGCTGCAGACGCAAAAACAGAACTTACACCTGGCACAACTTCATAGGTAATCTCATGCTGCTTCA
This genomic stretch from Neobacillus niacini harbors:
- the cobM gene encoding precorrin-4 C(11)-methyltransferase; this encodes MKKIWIIGAGPGDPDLITVKGLKLLKEADVVMYTDSLVSETLVAEAKESAEIIRTAGMHLQEMVDCIVERVNAGKKVVRLHTGDPAMYGATMEQVALLKQHEITYEVVPGVSSVFASAAAVGAELTIPDLTQTLILTRAEGRTPVPEHEKLQALASHHCTIAMFLSATLTKKITKELQAAGWADDTPVAVVQRASWPDQKIVRTTLVELDEAMRVNGIRKHAMILAGWALDPHIHEKNYRSKLYDKTFTHGFRKGVKEND